The following proteins are co-located in the Tardibacter chloracetimidivorans genome:
- a CDS encoding aromatic ring-hydroxylating oxygenase subunit alpha, protein MAEEAFAVPASIEGMVDDLRQGLLPAAIFHDREIYELELRRIFAKCWVYVGHETEIPNRGDFVTRNIGEDPFVLIRDEEGELRVLLNACRHRGAQICRVQAGNAKGFVCPFHGWAYRNSGELIGVPARNQGYAALNLEDWSLFAAPHVVNYMGLIFANLDREAVSFEEYLGDYKWYFDIQFALSEGGMEVLGEPHRWLVAANWKQGAENFCGDSSHTQMTHRSVLDAGIIETAAAGAPKEGTGLHIHDCSGHAISIRQLPGEAPFISYPEEVTRHLHPGVLNQDQFDLAKRSLLQNGTLFPNFSFLHIGLSDSPQKPQAGFLTLRVWQPKGPGQMEIWNWVLAPKEASLEYKQRAYQVGMSSFSPSGSFEQDDVAVWPGVTRSAGTVFAELNKVRFNYQMGMGDMSSSKPLADWVGPGVVNSTNAGEGGLRTFHKTWYERMTNTKVEICDHD, encoded by the coding sequence ATGGCCGAGGAAGCCTTTGCCGTTCCCGCTTCGATCGAAGGCATGGTGGACGATCTGCGCCAAGGGCTGTTGCCGGCGGCGATCTTCCACGATCGCGAAATCTACGAACTCGAGTTGCGGCGCATCTTCGCGAAATGCTGGGTGTATGTCGGGCATGAAACCGAGATCCCGAACCGCGGCGATTTCGTCACCCGAAACATTGGCGAAGACCCATTCGTCCTGATTCGCGACGAGGAAGGCGAGTTGCGGGTCCTGCTCAATGCCTGTCGCCACCGTGGCGCGCAGATATGTCGGGTACAGGCCGGCAATGCCAAGGGGTTCGTCTGCCCGTTCCATGGCTGGGCGTATCGTAACAGCGGAGAACTGATCGGCGTGCCGGCGCGCAACCAGGGTTATGCGGCGCTGAACCTCGAGGACTGGAGCCTTTTCGCGGCGCCCCATGTGGTTAATTATATGGGGCTCATATTTGCCAATCTCGATCGGGAGGCGGTGTCGTTCGAAGAATATCTCGGCGACTATAAATGGTATTTCGATATCCAGTTCGCGCTGTCCGAGGGCGGGATGGAAGTGCTGGGCGAGCCGCACCGCTGGCTGGTCGCTGCCAACTGGAAGCAGGGCGCGGAGAATTTCTGCGGCGACAGCTCGCACACCCAGATGACGCACCGTTCCGTGCTGGACGCGGGCATCATCGAAACCGCCGCCGCCGGAGCACCGAAGGAGGGAACCGGTCTCCACATCCACGATTGCAGCGGCCACGCGATCAGCATCCGCCAGTTGCCAGGCGAGGCGCCGTTCATCTCCTATCCGGAAGAAGTGACCCGCCATTTGCATCCCGGGGTGCTCAACCAGGATCAATTCGACCTGGCCAAGCGCTCGCTGCTCCAGAACGGCACTCTGTTCCCCAACTTCTCGTTCCTTCACATTGGCCTGAGCGACAGCCCGCAAAAGCCGCAGGCGGGCTTTCTGACGCTGCGCGTCTGGCAGCCCAAGGGTCCGGGCCAAATGGAGATCTGGAACTGGGTGCTGGCGCCGAAGGAAGCGTCTCTGGAGTATAAGCAACGCGCCTATCAGGTCGGGATGAGCAGCTTCAGCCCCTCGGGCAGCTTCGAGCAGGACGACGTGGCGGTGTGGCCCGGCGTCACCCGCTCGGCCGGCACCGTTTTCGCCGAGTTGAACAAGGTGCGCTTTAATTATCAGATGGGAATGGGGGACATGAGCAGCAGCAAACCGCTGGCCGACTGGGTCGGACCCGGCGTCGTTAACTCCACCAACGCGGGTGAAGGTGGCCTGAGGACGTTCCACAAGACCTGGTACGAGCGCATGACCAACACCAAGGTAGAGATTTGCGATCATGACTGA
- a CDS encoding LysR substrate-binding domain-containing protein translates to MDLRQMRYVIAVAEELNFTRAARRCNISQPPLSRAIRELENEIGARLFDRDKHHVALTPAGKVFIADARKALEILDDGSARAHRFAEGLSGTLDIGFGGSTVYALVPALVRRFRETTPEVEIVFHAMSVLHQIEALRLGEIDVGIVRLPIFDELIETRFVHSEPLIVALPVGHPLLSDSGAIGIDALRASPFVAYQPTRGFNVHADLHALCRLAGFDPMIAHEAPTTEAVIGIVACGEGVAIVPASAERLRMRGVAFRSLQPPPQAPDLADVRFGLAWRRNQANATTMQFVETVTAALPVTEERGGRGA, encoded by the coding sequence ATGGACCTTCGGCAGATGCGGTACGTCATCGCGGTCGCGGAGGAACTAAACTTCACGCGTGCCGCGCGCCGGTGCAACATCTCCCAGCCGCCTCTCAGTCGGGCGATTCGCGAGCTGGAGAACGAGATCGGCGCGCGTCTGTTTGATCGCGACAAGCACCACGTTGCGCTCACGCCTGCGGGCAAGGTGTTCATCGCCGACGCGCGCAAGGCGCTGGAGATATTGGACGACGGATCGGCACGCGCGCACCGCTTCGCCGAGGGGCTGAGCGGGACGCTCGATATCGGCTTCGGCGGATCGACGGTCTATGCGCTGGTCCCCGCGCTGGTGCGACGCTTCCGCGAAACAACTCCGGAAGTCGAGATCGTTTTCCACGCCATGTCAGTGCTTCATCAGATCGAGGCGCTGCGCTTGGGTGAGATCGATGTCGGCATCGTACGGCTGCCGATTTTTGACGAATTGATCGAGACGCGCTTCGTGCACAGCGAGCCCCTGATCGTGGCACTGCCGGTCGGCCATCCCCTGCTTTCGGATAGTGGCGCCATCGGAATCGATGCTCTGCGTGCGAGCCCGTTCGTCGCCTATCAGCCGACGCGCGGCTTTAACGTCCATGCGGACCTGCACGCACTTTGCCGGCTGGCGGGATTCGACCCGATGATCGCGCACGAGGCTCCCACAACCGAGGCCGTGATCGGCATCGTCGCGTGCGGCGAGGGCGTCGCGATAGTCCCGGCCTCGGCCGAGCGGCTGCGGATGCGGGGCGTGGCCTTTCGTTCGCTGCAGCCGCCGCCGCAGGCGCCGGACCTCGCCGACGTTCGTTTCGGCCTTGCGTGGCGGCGGAACCAGGCGAACGCGACGACGATGCAGTTCGTCGAAACGGTTACCGCCGCGCTTCCCGTGACCGAGGAGCGCGGCGGTCGAGGTGCCTGA
- a CDS encoding TonB-dependent receptor plug domain-containing protein, which yields MPIHRQATSPTAETGDAPAPATSAQASESGIADIVVTATRCEERLQKIPVTVTAVSGEGLQARGVLDTHQLTQVVPSLVGSRNAGVNQPVIRRVGSGGVVGDESSIATYIDGVKGTIRLNF from the coding sequence TTGCCGATCCATCGGCAAGCCACCTCCCCGACCGCCGAAACCGGGGATGCGCCGGCGCCCGCCACTTCCGCTCAGGCGAGTGAGAGCGGCATCGCCGACATCGTGGTAACTGCGACGCGCTGCGAAGAACGTCTCCAAAAGATTCCGGTCACGGTCACCGCCGTTTCGGGCGAGGGGCTCCAGGCGAGGGGCGTGCTCGATACCCACCAGCTGACCCAGGTCGTCCCAAGCCTGGTCGGAAGCCGCAACGCCGGCGTGAACCAACCGGTCATTCGCCGAGTGGGCAGCGGCGGCGTGGTCGGTGATGAATCGAGTATCGCGACCTATATCGACGGCGTGAAGGGAACGATCCGCCTCAACTTCTGA
- a CDS encoding MFS transporter, with the protein MGRGTDLNNGDCIGTRDGLAKSSRCAVASLAATIFLSSLGGSVSNVGLPTLSRAFAIGFSQAQWIVLAYFLAVISLIVNAGGLADSLGRQRLLLGGLLLFGLGSIGAGAAWSFWLLIVARGLQGVGGAIMLVLATALVCDIVPTRRLGSVLGLLAAMSGLGTAAGPSLGGFLIAGFGWRALFFVNVPICIAIAWMVHRTVPRTRHATAGPWRPDWTGTFLLVGALCAYCYAATPESGRFAAGNLVALALAVAGAAVFVLVERRAANPLLRLEMFRDPSLCGNLGMSVIGSTVIMATLVVGPFYLIDGLQMTPAQAGLALSVGPVISAVGGVPIGRLVDRLGIVAMSLAGLAIMAAGAAGLAFSEGIVGLPRFIGSLIVVMGGYGVFQISNNAAVMAKSSSATRGTFAGLMNLSRNIGLVTGASVMASIFSATAHGTNGELPIVLDAAHGLKTTFAVAAGLATLAVAIGLSSGAIPLFRRCANRGG; encoded by the coding sequence ATGGGACGAGGAACGGATTTGAACAACGGTGACTGCATCGGCACCCGCGATGGGCTGGCGAAATCTTCGCGCTGCGCGGTCGCCAGCCTGGCCGCCACAATCTTCCTGTCGTCGCTGGGCGGCAGCGTGTCGAACGTCGGCCTGCCAACGCTGTCGCGCGCGTTTGCGATCGGTTTTTCCCAGGCGCAGTGGATCGTGCTTGCCTATTTCCTCGCGGTCATCAGCCTGATCGTCAATGCCGGCGGACTCGCAGACAGCCTGGGCCGCCAGCGGCTGCTGCTCGGCGGGCTGCTGCTGTTCGGCCTGGGCTCGATCGGCGCGGGCGCGGCGTGGAGCTTCTGGTTGCTTATCGTGGCGCGGGGGCTGCAGGGCGTGGGAGGCGCGATCATGTTGGTGCTGGCCACTGCGCTGGTCTGCGACATCGTGCCGACTCGGCGGCTCGGCAGCGTGCTTGGCCTGCTGGCCGCGATGTCGGGCTTGGGGACAGCGGCGGGTCCCTCGCTGGGCGGGTTCCTGATCGCGGGCTTCGGCTGGCGCGCGTTGTTTTTCGTCAACGTGCCGATCTGCATCGCGATTGCCTGGATGGTCCACCGAACGGTGCCGCGAACCCGCCATGCCACGGCGGGGCCGTGGCGGCCGGACTGGACCGGCACCTTCCTGCTCGTCGGGGCGCTGTGTGCCTATTGCTACGCAGCCACGCCCGAAAGCGGCCGCTTCGCCGCCGGCAATCTGGTCGCGCTGGCGCTTGCGGTTGCGGGCGCGGCGGTGTTCGTGCTGGTCGAGCGGCGCGCTGCCAATCCGTTGCTGCGGCTGGAGATGTTCCGCGATCCTTCCCTATGCGGCAATCTGGGGATGAGCGTGATCGGATCGACAGTCATCATGGCTACGCTGGTTGTCGGCCCTTTCTACCTGATCGACGGGCTGCAGATGACACCCGCCCAAGCGGGGCTGGCGCTTTCGGTCGGGCCGGTCATCTCGGCTGTCGGGGGCGTGCCGATCGGGCGGCTGGTCGACCGGCTCGGCATCGTCGCGATGAGCCTTGCCGGGCTGGCGATCATGGCGGCGGGAGCGGCGGGGCTGGCTTTCAGCGAGGGGATCGTCGGCCTGCCGCGCTTCATCGGCTCGCTGATCGTGGTGATGGGCGGCTATGGCGTGTTTCAGATCTCCAACAACGCCGCGGTGATGGCGAAATCCTCTTCTGCAACGCGCGGCACCTTCGCCGGACTGATGAACCTGTCGCGCAATATCGGACTGGTCACCGGCGCATCGGTGATGGCGTCGATCTTTTCGGCCACCGCTCACGGCACGAATGGAGAACTCCCGATCGTGCTCGACGCAGCACACGGGCTGAAAACAACGTTCGCGGTAGCGGCGGGCTTGGCGACGCTGGCCGTGGCGATCGGACTGTCGAGTGGCGCAATCCCGCTCTTTCGCCGCTGCGCGAACCGCGGCGGCTGA
- a CDS encoding TetR/AcrR family transcriptional regulator, with protein MQVRERNKAEKRERIRRAALKLFSGQGYDATTLRDVAREARVALGTLSLYAADKRDLTLLVFNEITVNTMETAIDLTRSRDVPLEERMLAFFAPFFQDWASNPRLARIFLQINYYSGGMHGEEYTRSRRAIARQLEFIVEDAINRGEIRPPETTDIVAQHFFLIFSATARWWIGGDDPVAEEGIEYLRRLIRLQITGLSPRTARAAGTRSAR; from the coding sequence TTGCAGGTTCGGGAGCGCAACAAGGCAGAGAAGCGCGAGCGTATCAGGCGTGCGGCCCTCAAGCTCTTCTCCGGGCAGGGGTACGATGCGACCACGCTTCGCGACGTGGCGCGCGAGGCGCGTGTCGCCTTGGGCACTCTGTCACTCTACGCAGCGGACAAGCGCGATCTCACGCTGCTCGTATTTAACGAGATCACAGTCAACACGATGGAGACTGCGATCGATCTGACGCGATCGCGCGATGTGCCGCTCGAGGAGCGGATGCTGGCCTTCTTCGCCCCATTCTTCCAGGATTGGGCCAGCAACCCGCGGCTTGCCCGCATCTTCCTCCAGATAAACTATTATAGCGGCGGGATGCATGGCGAGGAATATACGCGCAGCCGCCGCGCCATCGCCCGACAGCTCGAATTCATCGTCGAAGATGCAATCAATCGCGGGGAAATCCGGCCTCCGGAGACCACCGATATCGTCGCCCAGCATTTTTTTCTGATCTTCTCTGCGACAGCGCGCTGGTGGATCGGCGGCGACGATCCCGTCGCCGAAGAGGGCATCGAATATCTGCGCCGCTTGATCCGGCTCCAGATCACCGGCCTCTCGCCGCGCACCGCGCGCGCCGCCGGGACTCGCAGCGCGCGATGA
- a CDS encoding ABC transporter substrate-binding protein codes for MGRLSLSYAGHLSDRVRDLYHGTVVPEGIDLHFLPMSPVQAFNRVLRGEFACGEMSFSTYILRVAQGNAPFVAIPVFPSRTFRHGAIYVNTAAGIAAPTDLKGRRVGVPEYSMTAAVWARGVLMHEYGVQPDDIHWVTGGLTAAGRRPLTDVRIDGVTIEHEEQRALNDMLADGAIDALIAPQTPPALLAGDARIGYLFPDVPSVERAYFAKTRIFPIMHTVVIRRDVWERDPWIAISLQQAFERSKANCLAELAIDEPLPISLPWIGQYVRSIRDTFGDDFWPYGIEPNRPTIEALCGFLHEQGLAPRRVEVNELFAPNVQASAGIRL; via the coding sequence GTGGGAAGACTCTCGCTCAGCTATGCGGGCCACCTCTCGGATCGGGTCCGCGATCTCTATCATGGCACGGTCGTGCCCGAGGGAATCGACCTGCACTTTCTCCCGATGTCGCCGGTGCAGGCATTCAACCGGGTATTGCGCGGCGAGTTCGCGTGCGGCGAGATGTCGTTCTCGACCTATATATTGCGCGTCGCGCAGGGCAACGCCCCGTTCGTCGCAATCCCGGTGTTTCCGTCACGCACGTTCCGCCATGGCGCGATCTACGTCAACACCGCCGCCGGCATCGCCGCGCCCACCGATCTGAAAGGGCGCCGCGTGGGTGTCCCCGAATATTCGATGACCGCCGCCGTCTGGGCGCGCGGCGTGCTGATGCACGAATATGGCGTCCAGCCGGACGACATCCATTGGGTGACCGGCGGCCTCACGGCCGCGGGCCGCCGCCCGCTGACTGACGTACGGATCGACGGCGTGACGATCGAGCATGAGGAGCAGCGCGCGCTGAACGACATGCTCGCGGACGGCGCCATCGACGCCCTGATCGCGCCGCAGACGCCGCCGGCGCTTCTCGCTGGCGATGCGCGGATCGGCTATCTCTTTCCCGACGTGCCGAGCGTCGAGCGTGCCTATTTCGCGAAGACCCGCATTTTTCCGATCATGCATACCGTCGTTATCCGCCGCGACGTGTGGGAACGCGATCCCTGGATTGCGATTAGTCTCCAGCAGGCGTTCGAACGGAGCAAGGCGAACTGCTTGGCCGAACTGGCTATCGACGAGCCGCTTCCCATATCGCTGCCTTGGATCGGGCAATATGTTCGCTCGATCCGCGATACGTTCGGCGACGACTTCTGGCCCTATGGCATCGAGCCCAACCGGCCTACCATCGAGGCGCTGTGCGGTTTCCTTCACGAGCAAGGGCTGGCTCCGCGCCGCGTCGAAGTGAACGAGCTGTTCGCGCCCAACGTCCAGGCCAGCGCCGGAATCCGCCTGTGA
- a CDS encoding nuclear transport factor 2 family protein, with protein sequence MTIGVPIKDAALRAELEALIAEHAYRLDMNCSENLAELYTEDGSLIAPNFACEGPEAINGYGRDRAAAKTRRVRHVCTNFRFWEDGPEQARGLCFILLFRSNGSDLSPAEPIALADAHDIYRRCPDGVWRIKERRVVLSFESAAHKAR encoded by the coding sequence GTGACGATCGGCGTTCCCATCAAGGATGCGGCGCTGCGGGCTGAGCTTGAAGCGCTGATCGCCGAGCATGCCTATCGGCTTGACATGAACTGCTCGGAGAATTTGGCCGAACTCTACACCGAGGACGGCAGCTTAATCGCTCCCAATTTCGCGTGCGAAGGCCCCGAGGCAATCAATGGCTACGGCCGCGACCGCGCTGCGGCGAAGACTCGCCGTGTCCGCCATGTCTGCACCAACTTCCGCTTCTGGGAAGACGGGCCGGAGCAGGCGCGCGGGCTCTGCTTCATCCTGCTGTTCCGCTCGAACGGATCGGACCTCTCGCCCGCCGAGCCGATCGCGCTGGCTGACGCGCACGACATCTATCGGCGGTGCCCGGATGGGGTGTGGCGGATAAAGGAGCGCCGCGTAGTGCTCTCTTTCGAGTCTGCCGCCCATAAGGCCCGCTGA
- a CDS encoding dihydrodipicolinate synthase family protein has translation MQAQDFKGLYAIIPTPSRAGAQAIDATDTVALDETERLIHALIDDGANGLIVLGTTGECATISNEDYRSFVATVAETVGKRIPLFVGATAMGGHEAYKRLAFARDRGADGTLLGLPMWQPCTVDMAVRFYAEVGQAFPDLAVMVYANARAFRFSFPTDFWARIAKEAPTVTSAKSSQPTNLAENIAATGGRIHFMPSDMVVAKFHAISPATTTSCWATAAGMGPEPSRALIDAIMAGDTDRARHIDERIAWSIAPLAPMLGNPELFASYNTQMEKTRMAEANYCDPGPVRPPYDVFPGDYAEAAREAGRRWRLLREEFAGERAAAATKAVS, from the coding sequence ATGCAGGCACAGGATTTCAAGGGACTTTACGCGATCATTCCGACGCCGTCGCGTGCAGGCGCGCAGGCGATCGACGCCACCGACACCGTGGCGCTCGACGAGACCGAGCGACTTATTCACGCGCTGATCGACGATGGGGCCAACGGCCTGATTGTCCTGGGTACCACCGGCGAATGTGCGACCATCTCGAACGAGGATTATCGCAGCTTCGTCGCGACGGTCGCCGAGACCGTAGGCAAGCGCATTCCGCTTTTCGTCGGCGCGACCGCGATGGGCGGCCACGAAGCCTACAAGCGGCTCGCCTTCGCGCGCGACCGGGGCGCCGACGGAACGCTGCTCGGCCTGCCGATGTGGCAACCCTGCACCGTCGATATGGCCGTGCGCTTCTATGCCGAGGTCGGACAGGCATTCCCCGATCTGGCAGTGATGGTCTACGCAAATGCGCGCGCCTTCCGCTTCTCCTTTCCCACCGATTTCTGGGCGCGGATCGCGAAGGAGGCGCCGACGGTGACGTCGGCCAAATCATCCCAGCCCACTAATCTCGCGGAGAATATCGCCGCGACCGGGGGGCGGATTCATTTCATGCCGAGCGACATGGTCGTGGCCAAGTTCCATGCGATCTCGCCGGCAACAACCACGTCCTGCTGGGCGACCGCGGCAGGTATGGGGCCGGAGCCGTCGCGCGCACTGATCGACGCGATAATGGCCGGCGATACCGATCGGGCCAGGCATATCGACGAACGAATCGCATGGAGCATCGCCCCACTCGCCCCAATGCTCGGCAATCCCGAGCTGTTCGCCAGCTACAATACCCAGATGGAAAAGACGCGCATGGCTGAAGCCAACTATTGCGATCCGGGTCCTGTCCGCCCGCCTTACGATGTGTTCCCCGGCGACTATGCCGAGGCCGCGCGCGAGGCCGGGCGGCGCTGGCGCCTGCTTCGGGAAGAATTCGCCGGAGAACGGGCCGCGGCGGCGACGAAGGCCGTGTCGTGA
- a CDS encoding Gfo/Idh/MocA family protein, whose protein sequence is MTDRVMPAMRLGIIGLGGAAKQMMPSFLSHPHVRISAAADPREEARLAFGTEFGARTHATAEALCADTTVDVVYIATPHQMHRDHAALAARAGKHIIIEKPMALTLEECSDIIATAEANGVHLLVGHTHSFDTPILKMRALIREGAIGPVSMINSWNYGNFLYRPRRAEELRTDMGGGIIYNQVPHQIDVVRLLGGGMVRSVRSMAWTLDPTRPTEGAHVTFLQFENGSAASLVYSGYDYFDTDEFHYWIGELGEPKQPDCHAASRRALEAIAGTGSEVAAKAAGGFGGSRRLTIPPQNEWNHPHFGVTIVSGPDGDLRQSARGVTHYGRKGAVELPLEPPRVFPDKSGVIDEMYDAFSGLRPILHDGAWGRATMEVSEAILRSAREGREIGLSHQVPVRD, encoded by the coding sequence GTGACCGATCGGGTGATGCCGGCGATGCGGCTGGGGATCATCGGCCTGGGGGGCGCGGCCAAGCAGATGATGCCGAGCTTTCTCAGCCACCCGCACGTCAGGATCAGCGCGGCCGCCGATCCCCGCGAGGAGGCGCGCCTTGCCTTCGGGACCGAATTCGGCGCGCGCACCCATGCCACGGCTGAAGCGCTGTGCGCCGACACGACGGTGGACGTGGTTTATATCGCCACGCCCCACCAGATGCATCGCGACCATGCCGCGCTGGCTGCCCGCGCGGGAAAGCACATCATCATCGAAAAGCCGATGGCGCTGACGCTGGAGGAATGCAGCGACATCATCGCGACAGCCGAGGCGAACGGCGTCCACCTGCTGGTCGGCCATACGCACAGCTTCGACACGCCGATCCTCAAGATGCGCGCGCTGATCCGCGAGGGCGCGATCGGGCCGGTTTCGATGATTAATTCGTGGAATTACGGCAATTTCCTCTACCGGCCCCGTCGGGCCGAGGAACTGCGCACCGATATGGGCGGCGGCATCATCTACAACCAGGTGCCGCATCAGATCGACGTCGTGCGCCTGCTCGGCGGCGGCATGGTGCGCAGCGTGCGCTCGATGGCCTGGACGCTCGATCCCACCCGGCCGACCGAGGGGGCGCACGTTACGTTCCTGCAGTTCGAAAACGGCAGCGCAGCATCGCTGGTCTATAGTGGATACGACTATTTCGACACCGACGAGTTCCACTATTGGATCGGCGAACTGGGGGAGCCCAAGCAGCCCGATTGTCATGCAGCTTCGCGCAGAGCGCTGGAGGCGATCGCAGGCACCGGCTCGGAAGTCGCGGCCAAGGCGGCGGGCGGCTTCGGCGGCAGCCGCCGGCTGACGATTCCGCCCCAGAACGAATGGAACCACCCGCATTTCGGCGTGACGATCGTCAGCGGGCCGGATGGCGATCTGCGCCAGTCGGCACGCGGCGTCACCCATTATGGCAGGAAAGGCGCGGTGGAGCTCCCGCTCGAGCCGCCGCGCGTATTTCCCGACAAGAGCGGTGTCATCGACGAGATGTACGACGCCTTCTCCGGCCTGCGCCCCATCCTGCACGACGGTGCCTGGGGTCGCGCGACCATGGAAGTCAGCGAAGCGATTCTGCGATCGGCGCGGGAAGGCCGCGAGATCGGCTTGTCGCATCAGGTACCAGTTAGGGATTGA
- a CDS encoding aromatic-ring-hydroxylating dioxygenase subunit beta, which translates to MTDAATLHAGAAPAGRLIDMDMQRACEEFLKQEAEYLDDRLFAEWFELLDPAIIYEAPVRTARENWDGTGISTTAFYLKEDYASIEMRVKRLRSRYAWSESPATRTRRIVSNVRVTLHDGDPSLVAARSNLAVFCHRGDGAHPQILTAERFDAIRIGTGVSRLVKRTAILDATVLGLESLSIFI; encoded by the coding sequence ATGACTGATGCGGCAACGCTTCACGCCGGTGCCGCGCCGGCTGGCCGGCTGATCGATATGGACATGCAGCGCGCCTGCGAGGAATTTCTGAAGCAGGAAGCGGAGTATCTCGACGATCGCCTCTTCGCCGAATGGTTCGAACTGCTCGATCCGGCAATCATTTATGAGGCGCCGGTGCGCACCGCGCGCGAAAATTGGGATGGCACCGGTATTAGCACGACCGCCTTCTATCTGAAGGAAGATTATGCCTCGATCGAGATGCGTGTGAAGCGGCTCCGCTCGCGCTATGCCTGGTCCGAAAGCCCGGCGACCCGGACGCGGCGAATAGTCTCCAACGTCCGCGTGACGCTCCATGATGGGGACCCGTCGCTGGTGGCGGCGCGCAGCAACCTGGCGGTATTCTGCCATCGTGGTGACGGAGCCCATCCCCAGATCCTCACGGCCGAGCGGTTCGACGCGATCCGCATCGGCACGGGCGTATCCCGGCTCGTCAAGCGCACCGCCATTCTCGATGCCACGGTGCTCGGCCTCGAATCGCTCTCGATCTTTATCTGA
- a CDS encoding VOC family protein — protein sequence MAAQGREWRVQGIHRLALRVPDLSAAQRFYRDVWLLSDQGRDGDFEAFRSPAEDHDELLLCEGATQIAHLAFTVGSREDLGAITARLEAEGFPTRRIADELLFRADAAAAAVEDPDGREIWLVVPQPGTAATDGAHPLAPRRIGHVVLWTPAQEAAERFYGLLGFDITDRTNAGMSFLRCNADHHSLALMKSVRGKTGLQHIAFDVGSLDNVMRNFARLRGLEVECAWGVGRHGPGNNVFSYYTDPAGNYIEYYGEMELFAADAPVETRIWGPEHKGDVWGLAGVPPLGFRE from the coding sequence ATGGCGGCGCAGGGACGTGAATGGCGCGTTCAGGGAATCCACCGGTTGGCGCTCCGGGTGCCGGATTTGTCCGCCGCGCAACGCTTCTATCGCGACGTTTGGCTGCTGAGCGATCAAGGGCGCGACGGCGACTTCGAGGCCTTTCGCAGTCCGGCGGAAGACCATGACGAACTGCTGCTCTGCGAGGGCGCTACGCAGATCGCCCACCTCGCTTTTACCGTGGGATCGCGCGAGGATCTTGGCGCGATCACCGCGCGGCTCGAAGCGGAGGGATTTCCGACTAGGCGAATCGCGGACGAATTGCTGTTCCGTGCCGACGCAGCGGCGGCGGCTGTCGAAGATCCGGACGGTCGCGAGATCTGGCTTGTTGTGCCGCAGCCAGGAACTGCCGCCACCGACGGTGCCCACCCGCTCGCTCCGCGTCGCATTGGCCACGTCGTGCTGTGGACGCCTGCGCAGGAAGCGGCTGAGCGTTTTTATGGGCTGCTCGGCTTCGACATCACCGATCGCACCAATGCCGGAATGTCGTTCTTGCGCTGCAACGCCGATCACCATTCACTCGCGCTGATGAAGAGCGTAAGAGGAAAAACCGGGCTTCAGCACATCGCCTTCGACGTCGGGTCGCTCGACAACGTCATGCGCAATTTCGCCCGCCTGCGCGGGCTGGAGGTCGAATGCGCATGGGGCGTGGGACGCCATGGCCCCGGGAACAATGTGTTCAGTTATTATACCGATCCCGCCGGCAACTATATAGAATATTACGGCGAGATGGAGCTGTTCGCCGCCGACGCACCGGTCGAAACACGAATCTGGGGGCCGGAGCACAAGGGCGACGTTTGGGGGCTCGCCGGCGTTCCGCCGCTCGGCTTCCGGGAATAA